A region of the Pseudomonadota bacterium genome:
CATCGGTTTTGCTCCCGAGTAGCGAAGCACCTGGCTATAGGCGCGCAAGGTCTCAACAGGAATAGCTCCGGCGGCGATGTCGTCGAAGTCGAAGGAGTTCAACCATGCTCATGAACGTTTCCACGTCTACGATCCCCCGACATGCTTCGGCGACAAGCTCGGCCGCGCCACCCGAAGGCCGCAATGCACGGTGTTCGCTAGGGGTCTTTGCGGTGTTCGTGCCTAGAACCCAACTCCACTTGCCGCTAAACTCGCCCTTTTCAGACTTAACGCCGAGCTCGGCTTTCGCATCCTCAAGCGTTCGCCATGCTACGCCGGCCCCCCTTGCCTGTTCTCTGATGTCCTCTACCAGCATAGAGCCGCCCCTCAGCATTTCCTTTAGCCACTCCTTCGCTGTGCTCAGCTTCGGCCTCGATTCTTCGCATTCCGCCGGTGTCGATAATGCGAGGGCCTGATCGGCCGTCATGGTTACAGGCTCGGCGTCCCATTCCACGCTCGACGTCACGATCCCGCTCCCCAGGTCCCGGCCCATGACCCGAAACGCGAGCCCGCCCCGATCCTTGGCGAGATTATTTTTCATCGGCAGGAACAGCCGCCGATCGGGGTTTTCCTGGTCTTTGGCTACCAGGTACGATCCACGCGCCGCGGCGATAAACCCGAGCGAGCCCATCACCCTTAACATTGCATCGGTCCCGCCGGCCTTGGTCAAATGCGATACGCAAAGCACCGCCGCGCCGCTTGTGGCGGCCATCGCCGTGAGGGGTGCGAGTAGTGCCCTCACGTCGGCGTTTTTATGCGAATCCACGCCCCCGAGATAGGCCGTCACGGGGTCAATCTCAATAAGTGCGACCTCGCCCACACGCCTGGCCATCTCGCCAAGC
Encoded here:
- a CDS encoding AAA family ATPase, which codes for MLAGHPGLGKSQVAVSMAAIVSTGGNWPVDGTRCERGSVIILSAEDDAEDTIRPRLEAAGADLERVYILDAIREHSKDGTLTRAFNLAVDIERLGEMARRVGEVALIEIDPVTAYLGGVDSHKNADVRALLAPLTAMAATSGAAVLCVSHLTKAGGTDAMLRVMGSLGFIAAARGSYLVAKDQENPDRRLFLPMKNNLAKDRGGLAFRVMGRDLGSGIVTSSVEWDAEPVTMTADQALALSTPAECEESRPKLSTAKEWLKEMLRGGSMLVEDIREQARGAGVAWRTLEDAKAELGVKSEKGEFSGKWSWVLGTNTAKTPSEHRALRPSGGAAELVAEACRGIVDVETFMSMVELLRLRRHRRRSYSC